Proteins from a genomic interval of Anolis sagrei isolate rAnoSag1 chromosome 1, rAnoSag1.mat, whole genome shotgun sequence:
- the RMND1 gene encoding required for meiotic nuclear division protein 1 homolog translates to MATKLLRFLTKSPHTVRRCQHFHKNGYLTSSNIFQGISSNPLSEMRYISQCIPKAAASCLSGVCVPAKTCWRWRPQYNITTAAETVNYLAMDTCFPFREQSKFKTNYMHNSNFLRKPSAVPNRCYSVLSTSAVMPSQGTVSVKRPPKASRTKQPSRANLPLPSETEDLMQCTAFATADEYHLGNLGLDLASRGYVEITTLPRDAANVLVIGTENSMKEYDPGVIFFFREGSVVFWNVEEKTMKNIMQILEKYEIQPYEIALVHWENEEINYRRGEGQSKLHRGEILINSELDADDVTLEKFAFSNALCLSVKLAIWEASVDNFVESIQSIPEILKLRRKVKLSHADVMQKIGELFALRHRINLSSDLLITPDFYWDREHLEQLYDKTCQFLSINRRVKVVNEKLQHCTELTDLMRNHLSEKHALRLEWMIVILITIEVMFELGRMLF, encoded by the exons ATGGCAACTAAATTACTGAGATTCCTCACAAAATCTCCGCATACAGTAAGACGTTGTCAACATTTTCACAAAAATGGGTATCTCACTTCAAGCAACATTTTTCAAGGGATATCCAGCAACCCTCTCTCTGAAATGAGATACATTTCTCAGTGCATTCCAAAGGCAGCTGCTTCTTGTTTATCTGGTGTTTGTGTACCTGCTAAGACTTGTTGGAGGTGGAGACcacaatataatattactactGCAGCAGAGACTGTGAATTATTTGGCTATGGATACTTGTTTTCCATTCAGAGAACAGTCCAAGTTTAAAACAAATTACATGCACAATTCCAATTTTTTAAGAAAACCTAGTGCTGTACCAAATAGATGTTACTCAGTTTTATCAACAAGTGCAGTTATGCCAAGTCAAGGTACTGTGTCGGTGAAAAGGCCACCAAAGGCATCCCGGACTAAGCAGCCATCTAGAGCTAACCTACCACTACCATCTGAAACTGAG GATCTGATGCAGTGCACAGCCTTTGCAACAGCAGATGAATATCATCTTGGTAACTTGGGCCTTGACCTGGCATCACGTGGATATGTTGAAATAACAACATTACCCAGAG ATGCAGCAAATGTTTTGGTAATTGGGACAGAAAATTCAATGAAAGAATATGATCCTGGTGTGATTTTTTTCTTCAG GGAAGGCTCTGTTGTGTTCTGGAATGTTGAAGAAAAAACG ATGAAGAATATAATGCAAATCCTGGAGAAGTATGAAATTCAGCCATATGAAATTGCATTAGTTCATTGGGAGAATGAAGAGATTAATTACAGGAGAGGAGA AGGACAATCAAAGCTTCACAGAGGAGAAATACTGATAAATTCAGAACTTGATGCTGATGACGTCACACTTGAAAAGTTTGCTTTTTCAAATGCCCTTTGCCTTTCTG TAAAACTGGCCATTTGGGAAGCATCAGTGGATAATTTTGTAGAATCTATCCAGTCAATACCTGAG ATACTAAAATTAAGAAGGAAGGTGAAATTGTCTCATGCAGATGTAATGCAGAAAATTGGGGAGCTATTTGCATTAAG GCACCGCATAAATTTAAGTTCTGATCTTCTGATTACGCCGGATTTCTACTGGGATAGAGAACACCTTGAACAGCTATATGATAAAACTTGTCAGTTCCTGAGTATTAATCGCAGAGTTAAg gTGGTGAATGAGAAGCTCCAACATTGCACAGAGCTGACAGATCTGATGAGAAATCATTTGAGTGAAAAACATGCTTTGCGCTTGGAATGGATGATAGTGATACTCATCACCATTGAG gtCATGTTTGAACTTGGTAGAATGCTTTTTTGA
- the ZBTB2 gene encoding zinc finger and BTB domain-containing protein 2, with amino-acid sequence MDLANHGLILLQQLNAQREFGFLCDCTVAIGDVYFKAHKSVLAAFSNYFKMLFVHQSSECVRLKATDIQPDIFSYLLHLMYTGKMAPQLIDPVRLEQGIKFLHAYPLIQEASLASQGNFAHAEQVFPLASSLYGIQIADHQAKNPTKAATATDKPVREPRPQPRVSQEQVHEAPQVSQLPPAALPQVPQTNMATSDQLQPSLSPELASAPSQPSPPGDENNMEASSSDDQPASLTIAHVKPSIMKKNGSFPKYYACHLCGRRFNLRSSLREHLQIHTGVPFTSSQHGESSVPLSLCNNVPEKDAMEVAETGMISDSELQQISDSPIIDGQQQAETPPPSDIADIDNLEQADQEREVKRRKYECSICGRKFIQKSHWREHMYIHTGKPFKCSTCDKSFCRANQAARHVCLNQSIDTYTMVDKQTLELCTFEEGNQMDNMLVQTNKPYKCNLCDKTFSTPNEVVKHSCQSQNSVFTLEEDRSILLGSGDTETTESDHSVLDSIKKEQEAVLLD; translated from the exons ATGGATTTAGCGAACCATGGACTTATTCTGCTTCAGCAACTCAATGCTCAGAGGGAATTTGGCTTCCTTTGTGACTGCACAGTTGCAATTGGCGATGTctacttcaaggcacacaagtCTGTCCTTGCTGCTTTTTCGAACTATTTCAAGATGTTATTTGTTCATCAAAGCAG TGAATGTGTCCGTTTGAAGGCAACTGATATACAGCCAGATATTTTCAGCTATCTTTTGCATTTGATGTACACTGGGAAGATGGCACCTCAACTCATTGATCCAGTTCGCTTGGAACAAGGAATAAAGTTTCTGCATGCATACCCATTGATTCAAGAGGCTAGCCTTGCCAGCCAAGGTAACTTTGCACATGCAGAGCAAGTTTTTCCGCTAGCATCTTCGTTATATGGGATTCAGATTGCAGATCACCAGGCAAAAAACCCAACAAAGGCAGCCACAGCAACTGACAAACCTGTTCGAGAGCCAAGGCCACAGCCGAGAGTAAGCCAAGAACAGGTGCACGAAGCCCCCCAGGTGTCCCAGTTACCCCCAGCAGCTCTGCCTCAAGTGCCCCAGACAAATATGGCCACTTCTGACCAGCTGCAGCCTTCGCTGTCTCCAGAATTGGCATCAGCTCCTTCTCAACCTTCTCCCCCAGGAGATGAAAACAACATGGAGGCCTCTTCTTCGGATGATCAGCCTGCTTCCCTCACAATAGCTCATGTTAAGCCAAGCATTATGAAAAAGAACGGAAGCTTCCCCAAGTACTATGCTTGTCATCTCTGTGGTCGACGGTTCAATTTGCGAAGCAGTTTGCGTGAACACCTCCAGATTCACACTGGAGTGCCCTTCACGTCTAGCCAGCATGGCGAAAGCAGTGTTCCCTTGTCTCTTTGTAATAACGTACCTGAGAAAGATGCAATGGAAGTGGCTGAAACGGGTATGATCAGTGACAGTGAGCTGCAGCAGATCTCAGATTCACCAATCATTGATGGGCAGCAGCAGGCAGAAACACCGCCTCCCTCTGATATTGCTGACATAGACAACTTGGAGCAGGCAGATCAAGAAAGGGAGGTCAAAAGGCGAAAATATGAATGTTCCATTTGTGGGCGCAAATTCATCCAAAAAAGCCATTGGAGAGAACACATGTACATACATACCGGCAAGCCTTTCAAGTGTAGTACGTGTGACAAAAGTTTCTGCCGGGCCAATCAAGCTGCTAGGCATGTATGTCTAAACCAAAGCATAGACACCTACACGATGGTGGACAAGCAGACTCTGGAGCTCTGTACTTTTGAGGAGGGCAACCAGATGGACAACATGTTGGTGCAGACTAacaaaccctataaatgcaaccTATGTGACAAAACATTTTCCACCCCTAATGAAGTTGTCAAACATTCGTGCCAAAGTCAGAACTCTGTCTTTACACTAGAAGAGGATAGATCTATTCTGCTTGGAAGTGGGGATACTGAAACCACAGAGAGTGACCATTCTGTCTTAGACTCCATCAAAAAAGAACAGGAAGCAGTGTTGTTGGACTAA